The following is a genomic window from Arthrobacter sp. NicSoilB4.
AGCAGGGTGGACATTCGGATCGGCGGCGCCAGCATGAGTGAAGGAGGGCGCGTCCATTGAGCCACAACACCGGACACGATCCCGGCCACGGAAGCTACGCCCCGCCAGCCCCCGGCGCAGCACCCTCGGTCGGCAGTGAAGCCCCTGCCCGGGACGGCGTCGCCGGCATGGAGGCGATCCTGAAACGCGAGACCCACTCCTCAAGGGCCGTCGCCTCCATTATCGCCGCCGGACTCGTGGCCGGGCTGTGCGGTTATGCCCTCCTGGAAACCGCGGTCCGGGCCGTCGGACAGCCGCCCTGGCTGGTTGACCCATTGGCCGCGGCGGAGCAGGCTGTGGCACTCCCAAACGGGGTCCCGCCACTCTTGCTCGGCGTCATCGGCGCAGTAGTTGTGATGGCAGGGCTCTTCTTCTTCCTGAACGCGGTGTTGCCCGGACGGCGGGCCCGCCACATCTTGCGGGACCGCCGCGCCGCCGTCGTCGTGGACGACGAAGTGATTGCCTCCGCGCTGGCACGCCGCGCGCGGGTGGCAGCCAACGTGAGCCAGGAACAGGTGATGGTGACGGTGTCCCGGCAGCAGGTGCAGGTCAACGTCCGGCCGACCTCCGGCGTACCGCTGCGCCCGGATGCCGTCCTCGGCGCCGTACAGGATGAGCTCCGGGACATGGCACTGTCCCCCTCGCCGGATGTGCGGATCAATGTGGCATCGACCGGGGTGGTCGGCGCATGAACGGCACTCCCAGGATCCTCAACAGGATACTCATCGGCGTCCTCGGCCTGAAGCTCCTCGCCATCGGAGCCCTGCTGATCCTGCTTGCCACGGTGCCGCCGGTCGCTGTGTGGTGGCAGGGCTGGTCCGCCGGCGTCTGGAGCATCTGGCGTGATCTCTTCGAACGTACGCGCTTCCCGGGGCGTTCGGAGAGCTGGCTCTGGATTGTGGTGGTACTCGTACTGCTCCTGGTGATCGGCGCCATGGTGGCGTGGGTCGCGCAGCAGGGCAAGGGCCGGTCCAACCTGCTGGTGTCCGAGGAGGACCCGGGCGAAGTTCCGGGAAACGTCAGGATCGGAAGCGGCGTGGCCGAGCAGGCGCTCCGGGCCGCCCTGGCGGACCGTCCGGACCTGGCCGGAACAACGGTGGCCACGTACGATTTCCGCGGCGAACCGGGCCTGCGGATCAGGATCCAGCCCCGCCAGGGCGTGGCCCCGCACCGGCTCGCGGCCGACGTGTCCGCCCTCGTGGAGGCACTCGACGTCGTACTAGGCAAGCGCACTCCGGTACTCATCCACATCGCCTCCGGCGCGCGGTCAAGGTTCGGGCGGGCCGAACGGGTCCGCTGACTCCGGCCGTGAGCTTTCCGCAACAACTTGGCGCGCCCGTCGCGAGCGGGCCGACGGGCCGCCATCCCCTGAGATGGCGCGGATTGTCGCATCCAACGGCGGATCGGAATAGGATCTCCTTTCCATAAAGGTTCGATGTAAACGCTTGCATTCCTCACCGGAAGTTGATTACTGTGATGCTCACCACAGCAACGCACCGCCGTTTTTTGTCCGGTACTCAGCGAGGAGCCCCCCAGTATGAAAACATCGAAGTTTCTACTTCCCGTAGCCACAGCAGGCGTTCTAGCCCTTACCCTTTCCGCTTGTGGCGGTGGAGGCGGTTCGACCGCCGGCGCCGACGCAGAGCAAGGCCTCGACGGCCGCGGCCCCATCACGTACGTCCAGGGCAAGGACAACAGCAACGTGGTCCGCCCGCTGATCGAGAAGTGGAATGCTGCCCACCCGAACGAGAAGGTCACGTTCAAGGAGCAGACCGACCAGGCCGACCAGCAGCACGATGACCTGGTCCAGAACTTCCAGGCCAAGAACGCAAACTACGACGTCGTCAGCGTCGACGTTGTGTGGACCGCCGAGTTCGCCGCCAAGGGCTGGCTCCAGCCGCTCAAGGACAAAATGAAGCTGGACACCTCGGCGATGCTGAAGCCGACGGTCGACAGTGCCTCTTACAAGGGCACGCTCTATGCGGCCCCGCAAAACTCCGACGGCGGCATCCTCTACTACCGCAAGGACCTCGTCCCCACGGCGCCCAAGACCTGGGACGAGATGATGGGTATGTGCTCCATCGCCAAGGCGAACAACATCGGTTGCTTCGCCGGCCAGTACGCCAAGTACGAGGGCCTCACCGTAAACACGTCTGAGGCCATCAACTCCGCCGGCGGCTCCGTGCTGAACGCGGAAGGCAAGCCGAGCCTGAACACCCCTGAGGCCAAGGCCGGCCTCGAAACTCTGACCAAGGCATACGCCGACGGAAGCATCCCGAAGGAAGCCATCACCTTCCAGGAGGAGCAGGGCCGCCAGGCCTTCCAGGACGGCAAACTCCTGTTCCACCGCAACTGGCCCTACGTCTACAACCTGGCGACGACGGAAGGTTCCTCCAAGGTGAAGGACGTCCTCGGCATGACCGCGCTGGTCGGCGCGGACGGCCCCGGTGCATCCTCCCTGGGCGGGCACAGTGCCGGAATGAGCGTTTACTCAAAGAACAAGGCCACGGCCCTGGATTTCCTCAAGTTCCTCACCTCTGAGGAGACCCAGAAGTTCTACGCCACCCAGGGTTCACTTGCCCCGGTCCTCGGCGCGCTGTATGACGACCAGGAGCTCGTCACGAAGCTGCCGTACCTGCCGGTGCTGAAGACCTCGATCGAGAACGCCGTGCCGCGTCCGGTTACCCCGTTCTACCCGGCCGTCACCAAGGCCATCCAGGAAAATGCCTACGCTGCGATCAAGGGCGAAAAGACCGTAGATGCGGCCTTGTCCGACATGCAGAAGTCCATCGAGTCCGCTAGCGCGGGACAGTAGTTCAGCCATGGCTACAGAACTAGGCCCGACGCCGGTCAAAGAACCGGCGTCGGGCAGTGCTCCGATCCACCACGGCCCCAAGGGCGTGGGGGAGGACAACGCGATAGCGAGCCAGGGCAAGTGGGCCTCGTGGCTGCTGGCACCAACCATCTTTGCGCTGGCAATCGTGATCGTCTACCCGATCATCACCGCCATCGTGATGTCGTTCCAGAAGGATGCCGGCCTTGACCCCGCCACGGGTCTATTCACCGAGGGCGGACCTGCCGGCTTCTCGAATTACACCAACTGGCTCTTCCAGCAGTGTGCCGCCCCGGGCGGCGGAACCGTGGCCTGCCCGCCCGGAACATTGGGCGCGCAGTTCTGGTCAGCCACCGGGACCACCTTCTACTTCACCATCGTCACGGTGACCCTGGAGACCATCCTTGGTTTCTGGATGGCCATCATCATGGCGCGGACCTTCCGGGGCCGGAGCCTGGTCCGCGCAGCCGTGCTGGTGCCGTGGGCCATCCCGACCGCCGTCACGGCCCAGCTGTGGCTGTTCATCTTCGCCTTTGAAGGCATCGGCAACAAGCTCTTCAACACCACCATCCTGTGGACGGGCAGCGAAATCCCGGCCCGTTGGGCGGTCATCATCGCCGACACCTGGAAGACGACGCCGTTCATGGCGCTGCTGATCCTGGCCGGCCTGCAGATGATTCCGGCCGAAGTCTACGAGGCGGCCAAGGTCGACGGCGCCTCCGCCTGGCAGCGGTTCAGGATGATCACCCTGCCGCTGGTGAAGCCGGCGCTGATGGTCGCCATCCTCTTCCGGACGCTGGATGCCCTGCGGATGTTCGACCTCCCGTACATCCTGACGGAAGGCTCCAACAACACCACCACGCTTTCCATTCTGGTGGTCAACCAGATCAGGCAGGGCTTCAACTCCGCCGCAGCCTTGTCCACCATTACATTCATCATAATCTTCATTGTGGCCTTCATCTTTGTCCGCTTCCTCGGAGCGAACGTCGTGGAGCAGCAAACCGGCGCAGGTAAGGGGAAGAAATGACCGCCGCGACCGAACTCCGGGCCGAGCAGGACCGTGGCCGCAAGGCAGCCCAGAACCGCGAGAAATGGGCGAGCGCCCGGACGTACATCAGCGCCGCCGTGATCCTGTTCTGGTGCCTGGCCCCGGCGTACTGGATGGTGGTGACGGCGTTCCGCGATGTGGGCTACACCTACGACACTTCGCTCCTGCCCACCCACGTGACACTCGACAACTTCCGCACCGCCTTCGATACCTCGTTCGGCAACAGGTTCGGCCAGGCGCTGCTGAACAGTGTGTTCATCGGTGTGACGGTGACCCTGATCTCGCTGGTGCTGGGCGTGTTCGCGGCCTACGCCCTGGCCCGGTTGAACTTCCGGTTCAAGTACCTGGTGCTGGGCTTCATCCTGGGGGCGTCCATGTTCCCCGGTGTCGCCCTCATCACCCCGCTGTTCCAGCTGTTCACGAATATCGGCTGGATCGGCACCTACCAGGCGCTGATCATTCCGAACATCTCCTTCGTCCTCCCGCTGACGGTCTACACCATGACGTCGTTCTTCCGGGAAATGCCGTGGGAGCTTGAGGAAGCGGCCCGCGTGGACGGCTGCACCCAGGGGCAGGCGTTCCGCAGGGTCATCATGCCGCTGGCCGCACCGGCCATCTTCACGACCGCGATCCTGGCGTTCATCTCCTCATGGAACGAGTTCCTGATTGCCAGCCAGCTCTCGAACGACCAAACCCAGCCGGTGACAGTGGCCATTGCCAACTTCGCCGGGGCCCAGCCGCAGCAGATTCCGTACACCGCGATCATGGCGGCCGGAACGATCGTCACAATTCCGCTGGTCATCCTGGTGCTGGTCTTCCAGCGTAAGATCGTCGCTGGCCTCACCGCCGGTGCCGTGAAATGACGGCCCGGCAATGAACGGCAAGCCGAGCCGTGGTCTGGTCCGGAGCGAACACCGTCGTGTCCGCTCCGGCGAGGACTTCGACATCATCATCGGGCTGCTCGGTTTCTGGGCCCTGGTGCTGTTCGTCGTCACCGTCTGGATGGAGGTGACCGGCCAGCCGGCGCTGGGCTGGGCCCTGGGCCTGCTGGCCATGGTGCTGGCCGTGTACGGACTGATCCGGCTACGCCGCCGCCTGCCCGAAAGGACGGCAACCAGGCGCAACTGAGGACCGGAGCTGCGGCTCTGAGGCCGCGGGGGCGGGCAAGGAACTCCTGCGTCCGGCATCAGGCAGCAGCAGACAGTCGATAAGGGGACACGGTGGCAAAGACGACAGACAGGGCGCAACGCGGAGGCCATTCGGGCGTCAGCATCGAGGACGTGGCCCTGGCTGCCGGAGTGTCCACCGCCACCGTGTCCCGCGCCGTCCGGGGACTGCCCAGGGTTTCGCCCGCCACCCGGGAGAAGATCCTGGGCATCGCGGAGGATCTAGGCTATGTCGCATCCTCATCGGCCTCCGGGCTGGCAACCGGGCGCACCAAGACCATCGGCGTGCTTGCCCCGTTCGTCAGCCGCTGGTTTTTCTCCAAAGCCATCGAGGGCGCGGACCGGGAACTGCATGCCCGGCAGTACAACCTTTCACTGTTCAATCTGGGCGGGCACGGCAGCCACCGTGAGCGGCTCTTCAGCAAGACGATGGTCTACAAACAGATCGACGCGCTGCTGGTCCTGTGTATGGCGCTGACACATGAAGAGATTGAACACCTCCAGAAGATCGACATCCCGCTGGTCGTCGTCGGCGGGCACGTCGAAGAATGTCCCTACATCGGCATCGACGACTACGCGGCCGCCGCAACGGCCGTGCGGCACCTGATCGGCCTCGGGCACAAGGAAATCGCCCTGCTGCACGGCGACGACGAAACCGACCTCAACTTCGACGTCCCCCGGGTCCGGATCAAGGCTTTCCAGGATGTGATGGCGGAAGCCGGCCTGAACGTCCGGGAGGAATGGGACGAATGGGGCGATTTTACGGTCCCCAGCGGCCAGAACGCCTTCCGCCGGCTCTGGGACAGGCCCGGGCCGAAGCCCACTGCCATCTTCTGCGCCTCCGACGAGATGGCCATGGGGATCATCTTCGAGGCCACCCGGGCCGGAGTCCGCATCCCCGGGGAACTCTCCGTGATTGGGATCGACGACCACGACTTTTCCGAGGCCATGGGCCTCACCACCGTCAGGCAGCGCCCCGACGAGCAGGCCGAACTGGGCACCAAGATGCTGCTGGACGAACTCGACGGCGTGGACGGGGCAGTGCGCTCCACGGTTGCCCCGCACCAGCTGATTGTCCGAAGCACAACGGCACCGCCCCGCGGCGCCGAAACCCGGATGGCCGCCGCGCCGGGTGCAACGGCCCAGGAGCCGGTCCCTCCGCAGCACGCCTGATCAGTGCGGTACCGGCAGGTGCGTCGGTAGCGCGGGACAGTCAGGAAGCGCGGGCCAGTTGCCGGATCGGGATCCAGCGGGATGCCAGCCGGCGGTAGGCCGCGGCCGCGCCCGTCATGTCCCCTTCGGCCAGGCACTCGATGCCCAGCCTGACATCCATGGGTGACTCATCGGGGTAGACCTTGTCCGCCACCGCGCCGTAGTCCAGTTCCACCACCGACTCCGGGTGGAAGAGCTCCAGCCATTCAGTGAGCTGGGTCAGGTCCTCGAGCATGTCCAGGTCCGGTGCGGCGAGGGCCAGGTGGGCCACCGCATAGCGGACCCGCTCGAGGGCTTCGCCGATGGTCGCCCGGATCCGCACGGTCACAATGTGCCCCTCGGATTCCACCACGTCCGTGGGGTCCGATTCCTGGAACAGGCAGAACCAGCTGAACGGGATGCCCCAGGTGGAAGCCCGGGTGTGCACGCGGCCCAGCCCGGCGTGCGCCCGCACGTCATCGATCCGTTCCTGGTGCTTGTCGCGCTGCTCCTCCGGAATCAGCAGTTGCGCCAAAGGCCCGTGGATGCCCTCCATCAGGGCGTTGGCGGCCAGCCCGGCCCGGAGCACCAGCTGGCTCGGGCAGTACAGCAGGCCGTCCGGATGCCCGGCGCCGGAGGTGCCGGCGTCGGCGGTTGGCGCCGCCGGTAAAGCGTTGTCCGGGCGCGGCGCCGCGAGGACGCGGACCAGATCCGTCGCCCCGGTGGGAAACGGGTCCCCGCCAGGGCGGGTGATGCGGCCCAGGGAGGCGAGCAGCTCGGCGTTTTCGACTGCCGCGCGGGAGCCGCCCCGGGACCCTGCCTCGCGGAGGGCCTCCTGCTGTTCCTCGGGGAACGCCTCCAGGGGCTCGTAGATCCGCAGCGCGGAGGAGAACGGCAGCCCCGCCTGTCCGTGGTAGAGGTTTCCCGTCATTGGATTCCGTCGCTTCCCTGTGCCCTCATCAGTCACTCAGCTCCACGATCACGGGGGCGTGATCAGAGGCCCCCTTGCCCTTGCGTTCCTCGCGGTCGATCGCGGCGCCGGTGACCCGGGCGGCCAGCGCGGGGGAGGCAAGGACAAAGTCGATCCGCATCCCTTCCTTTTTCGGGAAGCGCAGCTGTGTGTAGTCCCAGTAGGTGTAGACCCCGGGCCCGGGGGTGTGCGGGCGGACAACGTCCTGGAAGCCGGCGTTCTCGAAGGCGTGGAAGGCCGCCCGCTCCGGTTCGCTGACGTGGGTGAGGCCTTCGGTGCGGAAGTAGTCGATGTCCCAGACATCGTCGTCCTGCGGGGCGATGTTCCAGTCGCCCATCAGGGCGATCTGCGCCTGGGGGTCCTCACGGATCCAGCCCTCCGCGTGGGTCCGCAGCGCGTCCAGCCAGCTGAGCTTGTACGGCATATGCTCATCGTCGAGGGCCCGGCCGTTGGGAACATAGAGGCTCCAGACCCTGACTCCGCCGCAGGTGGCGCCGATGGCGCGGGCCTCCTGCACGGCGTCCTTGCCGTTCTTGCCGAACACGGGCTGGTCCAGGAAGGTGCGTTCGACGTCGGCGAGCCCCACCCGGGAGGCGATCGCCACGCCGTTCCACTGGCTCAGGCCGAAGTGCGCAACCTCGTAGCCCATGTTCTCGAACAGCTCCCAGGGGAAGTTGTCGTCCTTGCACTTGGTCTCCTGGATGGCCAGGACATCACAGTCGGTGCGCTGAAGCCAGGCTTCAACGCGGTCGGCACGGGCACGGAGCGAGTTCACATTCCAGGTAGCTATCTTCACAGTCCCTAACTTACCGAACTTGGCTGCCGGGCGAAGCTGCACGCCGGCCCCGGCCCCTCTGGAATTTAGTAGGAAGTCCGAGTATATTCAGGAGCAGCAGATGACGTGGGTCACAGGCGGTCCTGCCGTCACCACGTCAGCCACACGGTGCAAAGGAGCATTCCATCATGGTTCGCGAACTATCCCATTACATTGACGGCCAGCATGTTGAAGGCACCTCGGGGCGCTTCAGCGACGTCTACGATCCGTGCACGGGCGAGGTCCAGGCCCGGGTGCCGCTGGCCAGCACCGAAGAGGTCCGCAACGTCGTGTCCAACGCGGAAAAGGGCCAGCTCGAATGGGCGGCCATGAACCCGCAGCGCCGCGGCCGGATCCTGCTCAAGTTCGTCGAC
Proteins encoded in this region:
- a CDS encoding LacI family DNA-binding transcriptional regulator, translating into MAKTTDRAQRGGHSGVSIEDVALAAGVSTATVSRAVRGLPRVSPATREKILGIAEDLGYVASSSASGLATGRTKTIGVLAPFVSRWFFSKAIEGADRELHARQYNLSLFNLGGHGSHRERLFSKTMVYKQIDALLVLCMALTHEEIEHLQKIDIPLVVVGGHVEECPYIGIDDYAAAATAVRHLIGLGHKEIALLHGDDETDLNFDVPRVRIKAFQDVMAEAGLNVREEWDEWGDFTVPSGQNAFRRLWDRPGPKPTAIFCASDEMAMGIIFEATRAGVRIPGELSVIGIDDHDFSEAMGLTTVRQRPDEQAELGTKMLLDELDGVDGAVRSTVAPHQLIVRSTTAPPRGAETRMAAAPGATAQEPVPPQHA
- a CDS encoding ABC transporter substrate-binding protein, with amino-acid sequence MKTSKFLLPVATAGVLALTLSACGGGGGSTAGADAEQGLDGRGPITYVQGKDNSNVVRPLIEKWNAAHPNEKVTFKEQTDQADQQHDDLVQNFQAKNANYDVVSVDVVWTAEFAAKGWLQPLKDKMKLDTSAMLKPTVDSASYKGTLYAAPQNSDGGILYYRKDLVPTAPKTWDEMMGMCSIAKANNIGCFAGQYAKYEGLTVNTSEAINSAGGSVLNAEGKPSLNTPEAKAGLETLTKAYADGSIPKEAITFQEEQGRQAFQDGKLLFHRNWPYVYNLATTEGSSKVKDVLGMTALVGADGPGASSLGGHSAGMSVYSKNKATALDFLKFLTSEETQKFYATQGSLAPVLGALYDDQELVTKLPYLPVLKTSIENAVPRPVTPFYPAVTKAIQENAYAAIKGEKTVDAALSDMQKSIESASAGQ
- a CDS encoding carbohydrate ABC transporter permease, giving the protein MTAATELRAEQDRGRKAAQNREKWASARTYISAAVILFWCLAPAYWMVVTAFRDVGYTYDTSLLPTHVTLDNFRTAFDTSFGNRFGQALLNSVFIGVTVTLISLVLGVFAAYALARLNFRFKYLVLGFILGASMFPGVALITPLFQLFTNIGWIGTYQALIIPNISFVLPLTVYTMTSFFREMPWELEEAARVDGCTQGQAFRRVIMPLAAPAIFTTAILAFISSWNEFLIASQLSNDQTQPVTVAIANFAGAQPQQIPYTAIMAAGTIVTIPLVILVLVFQRKIVAGLTAGAVK
- a CDS encoding sugar ABC transporter permease is translated as MATELGPTPVKEPASGSAPIHHGPKGVGEDNAIASQGKWASWLLAPTIFALAIVIVYPIITAIVMSFQKDAGLDPATGLFTEGGPAGFSNYTNWLFQQCAAPGGGTVACPPGTLGAQFWSATGTTFYFTIVTVTLETILGFWMAIIMARTFRGRSLVRAAVLVPWAIPTAVTAQLWLFIFAFEGIGNKLFNTTILWTGSEIPARWAVIIADTWKTTPFMALLILAGLQMIPAEVYEAAKVDGASAWQRFRMITLPLVKPALMVAILFRTLDALRMFDLPYILTEGSNNTTTLSILVVNQIRQGFNSAAALSTITFIIIFIVAFIFVRFLGANVVEQQTGAGKGKK
- a CDS encoding DUF6286 domain-containing protein, producing the protein MEAILKRETHSSRAVASIIAAGLVAGLCGYALLETAVRAVGQPPWLVDPLAAAEQAVALPNGVPPLLLGVIGAVVVMAGLFFFLNAVLPGRRARHILRDRRAAVVVDDEVIASALARRARVAANVSQEQVMVTVSRQQVQVNVRPTSGVPLRPDAVLGAVQDELRDMALSPSPDVRINVASTGVVGA
- a CDS encoding exodeoxyribonuclease III: MKIATWNVNSLRARADRVEAWLQRTDCDVLAIQETKCKDDNFPWELFENMGYEVAHFGLSQWNGVAIASRVGLADVERTFLDQPVFGKNGKDAVQEARAIGATCGGVRVWSLYVPNGRALDDEHMPYKLSWLDALRTHAEGWIREDPQAQIALMGDWNIAPQDDDVWDIDYFRTEGLTHVSEPERAAFHAFENAGFQDVVRPHTPGPGVYTYWDYTQLRFPKKEGMRIDFVLASPALAARVTGAAIDREERKGKGASDHAPVIVELSD